AAAAAGAAATTGTTTCTATAGTTAAAGATACCATTAATTATAAACTGAGTGATTTAGAACTAGCTTACTTTGTTGCTTCTTCTTTTCCGGAGAATAATTTTACTAAGGAGGAAGCTTATTTCCAGACTAAAGCCTTCGCCGAGACGGGGGAAATGTTTAAATTTGGCAAAATTGTTGCTGATAAGCACTCCATAGGAGGTCTTCCAGGGAATAAAATTACCCCCATTATAGTTTCCATAGTAGCTAGCTATGGAATTATTATACCCAAAACTTCTTCGCGCGCTATTACTAGCGAAGCCGGTACCGCCGATGCCTTGAGTGTAATTGCGCCCGTTAGTTTTGACAGGGAGGAAATTGAGAACATAGTCAAAAAAACTAATGCCTGCTTAATATGGGGCGGGGCCCTAAAAATAGCGCCGGCAGATGATCGTTTTATTACTGTCCTCAAGCATTTAGGAACAGAGCCTCTCAGTAAAATGGTAGTCAGCATTATGGCTAAAAAAGTGGCCATGGGGGTAACGCATTTAGTGATAGATTTTCCTATGGGAGAAGGAACTAAAATTAAAAATAAAATCGTTGCTAAAAAAACAATAGCTTTATTTCAATATATAGCTAAAAAATTTGGCATAAAGTTAAGAGTGATTATTCAAGAAGCTAAAGGCCCTGTAGGCAGGGGAATTGGTCCTGCCTTGGGAATTAGAGATGATATAGCCGTTTTAAATCAGCTTTCGCAAAGGCCCTTGGATTTGGAGGCGAAGGCGACGAAATTAGCTGGTGTGCTTTTGGAGCTTATTGGCTATGCTGGAAAGGGTCAAGGCTCAAAATTAGCCTATAAGGCTCTCCAGAACAAACAGGCTTTGGCAAAATTCAAAGAGATTATTAACGCTCAAGGAGGAACTGTGCCCGATTATGATGAGATAGCGTTAGCTCCCGTTGCTTTCGCATACAAGGCTGACCATGATGGCGAAATTAAACAGATGGATAATGTGGCGATTATAGAACTGGCGCGTATCTTAGGCGCTCCTGAGACTTTAGCGGCTGGTGTCTATTTAAACAAAAGCCTTGGTGATCAATATAAAACTGGCGAAACTCTTTATACGCTTTATACGGAAAGCGAGGTCCGGTTAGAAATGGCTCGTGATTTTTTAGCTAATCATCTATTAATTAAATAATTTAAAAGATTTTATTTATGCGTAAGGGACTTTTTGAAGGGATTGCTCTTTTAGTAGGTATGATTATCGGTGCCGGTGTTTTTACTCTGCCCTATTTAAGTTTGCAATCTGGCGTTATGCCTACTTTACTTTTACTTGCTATTGTGGGAGCCATTATTTTATACATCCATTTAATTTACGGAGAATTATCGCTAAGAACAGAAAAAGCTTGTGGTTTACCCGGATATGTAGGCGCTTATCTTGGTCCCAAGGCAAAGAAATTTGTTTTAGGAACAACTCTTTTAACGTTTTCTATTTCCTTATTAATTCTTTTGCTTNNNNNNNNNNNNNNNNNNNNNNNNNNNNNNNNNNNNNNNNNNNNNNNNNNNNNNNNNNNNNNNNNNNNNNNNNNNNNNNNNNNNNNNNNNNNNNNNNNNNTTCTACTCGTTAAATGGTTTGGCGGCAGTGCCGGAATCTTTGCAAACAGCTAGAATAAATAAATTACCTAAAAAAAATTACAAGCAGATAATCATTTGGGGTACGCTTATTCCCGTTGTTATTTACGCTTTATTTATTTTAAGCGTAGTGGGAGTGAGTGGTTTAAAGACGACGGATACTGCTATTAACGGCTTAGTAGGCGCTTTAGGCACTCCCATTGTTATTATTGGCGCCGCCCTGGGTTTACTGGCGGTAGCAACTTCCTATGTCACCTTTGGGATGTATCTGAAGCATCTTTTTGTGAATGACCTAAAGTTTACTAGAGTGATTGCGCAAGCTCTTATCCTTCTCGCTCCCTTTATTTTGTATTTTACCGGTTTAACTAGTTTTCTTCAGGCCATTAGTTTTATGGGGGCACTTCTCGGCGGGGCAGAAGGCATTTTAGTTCTTATTACTGCCTATAAAGCTAAAGGGATGAAAGGTAACCGCGAGCCAGAGTATACTGTTCCCTTGCCTAAGTGGTTCTTAATTGTGTTAATTTTGGCTTTAGCCGGTGGCGCCATTATGGAGATTGCGCATATACTTGGTAGCGTGGTAGGCTAAGGGCAACTTTAATATCCCAGCGTGTTCCTAGGGTTTTGCTTTGCATCGTACGAGAACACCTTATGATTGTTTAAGGAGAATACCGAAAGATTGTCTCGCCCCTATATTTTAATGGATAGAATGCGGCCCCCCGAAGGCTGCGATGGAAGTTCAACTCTTCCTGGGGGCACCATAATAACATTCTTAGGTAGACCAGGGCGAAAGCGGCCTTATGGGCTTAAAAACACGAGAACTTGCAAAATTATATTTATGGCGCAACCAAAGTCAAAATTATTTTCTCAGGATCTGGCTTTTAATAAAAAGGCTACTTTTGACTATCAGGTTTTAGATGCCTTAGAAGCTGGCATGGTTTTAACCGGTGGAGAAACGAAGTCAGCGAAATTAGGGCATATCCATTTGAATGGAGCCTTTGTGGTACCGCATGGCCAAGAGCTATTCTTGGTAAACTGTTTGATTGAGCCTTATCAGTCCAAGGAAACGTTAAAAGAGACTAAAACTCGTAGTATTAAATTGCTTCTCAAACGAAAAGAAATAGACTATTTAACTTCTAAAATAAAGGCTAGTGGCTTGACTTTGATACCCCTGAAAGTGTATAATAAGCGCGGTCTCGTGAAGGTAGAAATCGCTCTTGCTAAGGGCAAAAAGGCTTATGACAAGAGAGAAACTATCAAGAAACGTGATGATTTAGCGCGTATCCACCGAGGGGAGGATTAACTTGGGGATGTCGGGCTTCGATAAGAAATGTTTCTGACGATAAACGAATCGAGGATGCCAAATTACCTCGTTAATCATTCTGGCAAACAACAATTGTCAATACTTTGGTTCCTGCCTACGCTTTTGCGTAAGCTCACCTGCGACAAGGGGTAAGAAGTTGATCTCTAATAGATTTTTTACCTTTTAACTTTAGGGCATTTGAAAACTAGGACTACCAGAATTCAAATGAAGCTAGGTAGTAAAAAGATGGCGCTTTAGCTCGGTTTAAGACCATCTTTAAGCAACCGAGATATATTCGTAGTTTTATCGTGAGGAAGTTTTTTAGACGCGAGTTCAACTCTCGCCATCTCCACCCTTGTTTCAACCAGAGTGGGTTATACCTAATTTCCATTAGGTTTTTCGCTTTATTTTATTAAATTATTATCTTGTTTAAACCAAATAATTTTAATCCTCCTGAAACAGTTAGACTCATCGGCATTGATGACAAGCAAATTGCGGTAATGAGTTATTCAGAAGCTCAGAAAAAAGCTGAAGCGGAAGGCTATGATTTAATAGAAGTGTCTAGCAAGGCTGTGCCGCCTATATATAAATTAGGTGATTATGGCAAGTTCCTTTATCAGAAAGCTAAGGAGTTAAAAAAACAGCAGGCAAAACAGAAGAGTGATGAGCCCAAAACCATAAAGATTAGCTTTATGGAAGGGGTCCACGATATGGAAATAAAAGCTAAAAAAGCTGCAGAGTTTCTGGCTGAAAATAGGAAAGTAGATTTGCTTATGATTCTTAGGGCGAGAGAGAAAGCTCACAAAGATATAGCTGGCCAGAAGTTCGAGAACTTTTTGAAAATGATTCCTGGGGGCTATCAAATAATCTCAGAAATGAAAAGTACGCCAGGCGGATTCTTTATAACTATTAAAAAACCTTAATCTAATAATATGCAAAGCAGTTTATCAAAACGTTTTAAAATAACTGGCGGGAAAAAGATTCTTATGCGCAGCAGCAAAATAGGTCATAATCGTTTGGCTAAAAATGGGAAAAAGATTAGAACGATGAGAAAGACAAAAGAAGCTAATCCTACGTATGCTAAATTTATTAATAAAAGTTATTTAAGATAGAATATGACAAGAGTAAAACGCGGTGTCCAAGCCAATAAGGCAAAAAAGAAGATTATTAAAGCCGCTAAAGGTTATCGCTGGAGAAGAAAGAGCACTTATCGTGCCGCTAAGGAGGCCTTTATGCACGCCCAGACTCATGCCTATACCAGCAGGAAATTAGTTAAGAGGACTAAAAGGGCTGAGTGGCAGATTCAAATTAATGCCTTCTGTCGAGAGAATGGTCTAACTTACAGCCAGTTTATCCATCAGCTGAAAGAACAGAATGTTATCTTGAACCGTAAAGTGCTAGCGGAATTGGCCCAAGAAGAACCTAAACTGTTAGAAGCTATTATCAAAGAAGTGGCCGCTACCAAGTAATTTTATTCCCATGGAACACCCTACCTCTCGGCAGGGTGTTTCTGTTTTAAGACTCTGAGTTTTGCCCAATAGTCCTTTTTTTGGTATATTCAACTCATGAAAGAAACAGTCACAAAATACTTAAGCGGTCTAATCATAAGGGCTGTCAACGATTTTGAAAAAAATAAGTCGTTTTCCCACAAGGAAATCCTTTTTAAGGTAGATAAAAATAGCTTGGAGGATTATGGCGATTACAACACCAATATTGCTTATATTTTAGCTAAAGAATTGAGACAAACGCCCCTAGAAGTAGCCGAAGAGCTTTTACCTTATTTTGAATCGGCTAAGAAGAAATATGATATTAATGGTTGGGTGGAAACAATAAAGGTTTCTCGCCCTGGTTTTATTAATTTTACTTTAAGCCGCAAATTTATTTTTTACTTACAGAATAGTTTGTATACTCAACCAAATAACTTTTGGCAAGCTGGTTTTAGTAAGAGTGTTCTGGATGAAATTGGACATAAAGTGCAAATTGAATTCATTTCCGCTAACCCTACAGGAGAATTGACTGTGGGAAACGGACGAGGAGGGTTCTTAGGATTAGCCATTGCTAATATTTTGCAATTGGCGGGCAGCAAGGTTACCAAAGAATATTATGTAAATGATATTGGCCATCAAATAGAAAAACTAGGCGCGAGTATTATTCTGGCACAAGGCAAGGATTTATCGTCTTATCCAACTGAAATTAAGCCAGAAGAATGCTACCAAGGAGCGTTTTTAAAAGAAATCTCAGAAAAAATAGAGGTAAAAACTAAGGATACGCTTTTGGATATTGGCAATAAAGCTAGCCAGCTTATTCTCAAAAAAATCCAAGAAACTGTAACCAAAAAATTTAAAATTCATTATGACAAATGGACCAAAGAAAGTGATTTGATTAAAAATGGTTATCTCAAAAAAACCAGAGCCTGGCTTAAAAAGAGCAACCTTACTTACGAAAAAGACAACTTGACTTGGTTAAAAACAACAGCTTTTGGTGATAGTGAGGATAGAGTAATAGATAGGCCTCATGAACCTGGTTTTGAGGGCGCGGGGACATATTTTTTATCAGATATTGCGTACCATCTCTATAAATTTCAAAAAGGCGGTTACGACAGAGTGATAGATATTTGGGGAGCAGACCACTATACGCACATGCAAAAAATGCTCATGGTGGTCGAACAAATGCGTAACGATAAAATGATAAAGCCCCAACAAAGACTAGAGATTATTTTGGTTCAGCTGGTCATGCTAATGAGCGGAGGAGCTGAGGTAAAAATGTCTAAACGTTCAGGGAACGCTTACACCATAGAAGACCTTATAGACGAGGTTGGCT
The nucleotide sequence above comes from Candidatus Paceibacterota bacterium. Encoded proteins:
- a CDS encoding thymidine phosphorylase, whose translation is MAERRFDLKVVPLDIATGRNWIVLVNEADGLHYGIRAGDEISLKWDSHQTEVAVDLTKSFVQEGEIGIFRDILEKYQIKAGEILSLAPAPKPESLAAIGKKLNGGRLSEKEIVSIVKDTINYKLSDLELAYFVASSFPENNFTKEEAYFQTKAFAETGEMFKFGKIVADKHSIGGLPGNKITPIIVSIVASYGIIIPKTSSRAITSEAGTADALSVIAPVSFDREEIENIVKKTNACLIWGGALKIAPADDRFITVLKHLGTEPLSKMVVSIMAKKVAMGVTHLVIDFPMGEGTKIKNKIVAKKTIALFQYIAKKFGIKLRVIIQEAKGPVGRGIGPALGIRDDIAVLNQLSQRPLDLEAKATKLAGVLLELIGYAGKGQGSKLAYKALQNKQALAKFKEIINAQGGTVPDYDEIALAPVAFAYKADHDGEIKQMDNVAIIELARILGAPETLAAGVYLNKSLGDQYKTGETLYTLYTESEVRLEMARDFLANHLLIK
- a CDS encoding aromatic amino acid transport family protein, coding for MRKGLFEGIALLVGMIIGAGVFTLPYLSLQSGVMPTLLLLAIVGAIILYIHLIYGELSLRTEKACGLPGYVGAYLGPKAKKFVLGTTLLTFSISLLILLL
- the smpB gene encoding SsrA-binding protein SmpB, which translates into the protein MAQPKSKLFSQDLAFNKKATFDYQVLDALEAGMVLTGGETKSAKLGHIHLNGAFVVPHGQELFLVNCLIEPYQSKETLKETKTRSIKLLLKRKEIDYLTSKIKASGLTLIPLKVYNKRGLVKVEIALAKGKKAYDKRETIKKRDDLARIHRGED
- the infC gene encoding translation initiation factor IF-3, whose protein sequence is MFKPNNFNPPETVRLIGIDDKQIAVMSYSEAQKKAEAEGYDLIEVSSKAVPPIYKLGDYGKFLYQKAKELKKQQAKQKSDEPKTIKISFMEGVHDMEIKAKKAAEFLAENRKVDLLMILRAREKAHKDIAGQKFENFLKMIPGGYQIISEMKSTPGGFFITIKKP
- the rplT gene encoding 50S ribosomal protein L20, whose product is MTRVKRGVQANKAKKKIIKAAKGYRWRRKSTYRAAKEAFMHAQTHAYTSRKLVKRTKRAEWQIQINAFCRENGLTYSQFIHQLKEQNVILNRKVLAELAQEEPKLLEAIIKEVAATK
- the argS gene encoding arginine--tRNA ligase, with product MKETVTKYLSGLIIRAVNDFEKNKSFSHKEILFKVDKNSLEDYGDYNTNIAYILAKELRQTPLEVAEELLPYFESAKKKYDINGWVETIKVSRPGFINFTLSRKFIFYLQNSLYTQPNNFWQAGFSKSVLDEIGHKVQIEFISANPTGELTVGNGRGGFLGLAIANILQLAGSKVTKEYYVNDIGHQIEKLGASIILAQGKDLSSYPTEIKPEECYQGAFLKEISEKIEVKTKDTLLDIGNKASQLILKKIQETVTKKFKIHYDKWTKESDLIKNGYLKKTRAWLKKSNLTYEKDNLTWLKTTAFGDSEDRVIDRPHEPGFEGAGTYFLSDIAYHLYKFQKGGYDRVIDIWGADHYTHMQKMLMVVEQMRNDKMIKPQQRLEIILVQLVMLMSGGAEVKMSKRSGNAYTIEDLIDEVGYDVSAFYFLEKPPNTHFNFDIDKAKEHSMENPVYYVEYAVVRVKSLLNKYGQRLGKLQWEVLIEKEEMALAKKLGEYPDILEEVALNLEINHLITYLKELAALYHNFYNNCQILTANKPLASSRLALSLNTSKVLTHGLSLLGISVPEKM